In Pseudothermotoga sp., a genomic segment contains:
- a CDS encoding ATP-binding cassette domain-containing protein, producing MQKNDVVLKIENLRKYFPAERRIFGKVKHFVHAVDEISFEIKRRESLALVGESGCGKTTTGRVLVGLEEPTSGRIVVEQEDVTPLLYEDESAARKYVRETYVKRFSNMSDEQLKSLTGIDAIYAQRFLDLGKNEAKFVDELLQNRRERIWQLRKRIQMIFQDPYESLNPRMTIFDIVAEPLNIHGIGNLKEREEMVAKMLADVGLTPPETFMFRFPHELSGGQRQRVAIARALILNPSFVVADEPTSMLDVSIRTGVMKLMMRLAEEHQMSYLYITHDLAVARYMSNDIAVMYLGKIVEKGPTEEVLKNPLHPYTQALLAAVPIPDPEIKRGEPNIKGTVPRPIDPPPRCRFFDRCPYAVEFCEKNDHPPLKEVAPNHFVACYVVSGEAN from the coding sequence ATGCAGAAGAATGACGTGGTTCTGAAAATAGAGAATCTTCGCAAGTACTTTCCCGCCGAGCGGAGGATCTTCGGTAAGGTCAAACATTTTGTTCATGCAGTTGATGAGATCAGCTTCGAAATAAAACGAAGAGAATCGCTCGCCTTGGTTGGTGAATCTGGTTGTGGAAAAACCACTACCGGTAGAGTTCTTGTAGGTTTAGAAGAACCTACATCCGGTAGGATCGTGGTGGAACAAGAGGATGTAACGCCACTACTTTATGAAGATGAATCGGCTGCGAGGAAATACGTTAGAGAGACATACGTTAAAAGGTTCTCAAATATGAGTGATGAACAACTGAAGTCTTTAACTGGTATCGATGCTATATATGCACAGAGATTTTTGGATTTGGGAAAGAACGAAGCGAAGTTTGTTGATGAGTTGCTTCAAAACAGGCGCGAGAGAATTTGGCAGTTAAGGAAAAGGATCCAAATGATCTTTCAAGATCCATACGAATCTCTCAATCCAAGGATGACGATCTTCGACATCGTTGCTGAACCATTGAACATACACGGAATTGGAAACCTGAAGGAAAGAGAAGAGATGGTAGCAAAAATGCTTGCCGATGTTGGTCTGACTCCTCCAGAGACTTTCATGTTTCGTTTCCCACATGAACTTTCTGGTGGACAAAGACAGCGTGTGGCTATAGCTAGGGCGTTGATATTGAATCCTTCTTTTGTCGTTGCGGATGAGCCAACATCAATGCTCGATGTATCTATAAGAACAGGGGTCATGAAGCTCATGATGAGGCTCGCTGAGGAACATCAGATGAGTTATCTTTACATCACTCACGATTTAGCAGTCGCAAGGTACATGAGTAACGACATAGCTGTAATGTACCTTGGCAAAATAGTTGAAAAGGGTCCAACTGAGGAGGTCCTGAAGAATCCACTGCATCCGTACACGCAGGCACTGCTCGCAGCAGTTCCGATACCAGATCCTGAGATCAAGAGGGGGGAACCAAACATCAAAGGAACCGTTCCGAGGCCGATCGATCCACCTCCACGCTGTAGGTTTTTTGATAGATGTCCTTACGCAGTCGAGTTCTGTGAGAAGAATGATCATCCCCCACTGAAAGAAGTTGCTCCGAATCATTTCGTGGCGTGCTATGTCGTCTCAGGCGAGGCGAATTGA
- the fliS gene encoding flagellar export chaperone FliS, with protein MKDFYLENAIMTASPAKLIEMMYERSIELLKEAKELIEKELFLEANDRIKRVQDILMELNASLDMEKGGQIAQSLRSLYLYMYKTLVEGNVKKDIKKIEEILGYFEELLMAWRTAMKSSSVERKPEGGFNISV; from the coding sequence ATGAAAGATTTTTATCTTGAAAACGCTATAATGACGGCCAGCCCGGCGAAGTTAATTGAGATGATGTACGAAAGGTCAATCGAACTTCTCAAAGAAGCGAAAGAACTCATTGAAAAAGAACTTTTTTTAGAGGCCAACGATAGAATCAAAAGGGTGCAAGACATATTGATGGAATTGAATGCCTCGTTGGATATGGAGAAGGGTGGACAGATCGCTCAATCTCTCAGATCTCTCTATCTCTACATGTACAAAACCCTGGTAGAAGGCAACGTTAAGAAAGATATCAAGAAGATCGAGGAAATCCTTGGTTACTTCGAAGAACTGCTAATGGCCTGGAGAACCGCGATGAAATCCTCAAGCGTTGAACGAAAACCTGAAGGGGGCTTCAACATATCGGTCTGA
- a CDS encoding TIGR03960 family B12-binding radical SAM protein, which produces MILRKIHEILNDVEKPARYIGNEYNQILKDPSKIRLRVGLLFPDVYEVGMSNLGLAIIYDVLNEMEYVWAERVFMPWIDMMNLMKKRSIPLFTLESKTPVKNLDVLGVSLQHELLYTNVLKALELAGIPLLAEERSNADPIILAGGPCTVNPEPIAPVFDAVVIGDGESVVQEISKCLIETKGANRKDRLKALSQIEGVYIPMFYDNSTPPKPISHDIPERVRRRIEQNIERQLTKRIIPHIQLVHDRISVEVMRGCTRGCRFCQAGFVYRPVREKKSSSIFFEITKTLLCTGYEEIGLLSLSSADHSNISMIIERLKDLSETNLISVSIPSTRLDAFGITLANNVGGARRTGLTFAPEAGTQRLRNVINKDISDEDFIKSLEIAKKHGWRRVKLYFMIGLPTETDEDLEGIVSMAKTAKKIGFEHVTLSIATFIPKPHTPFQFAEQKNLDYFKHAENILRQAKKFAKVNFHNPSMSLIEGVLSRGDRKVFSALIKAHQMNACFDSWENIFDQEKWLKSFELTGLQVEKYLRSRSPHESLPWDHIDTGVDKKFLISEFEKAMRAETTPDCRWNGCQACGVCNSIVKNTLEKHAESH; this is translated from the coding sequence ATGATTCTAAGAAAAATTCACGAGATTCTGAACGATGTTGAAAAACCTGCAAGATACATAGGAAATGAATACAACCAAATCCTTAAGGATCCATCAAAAATTCGGCTCAGAGTAGGTCTGCTTTTCCCAGACGTTTACGAAGTTGGTATGTCGAATCTAGGTTTGGCCATCATCTATGATGTTCTGAATGAAATGGAGTATGTGTGGGCTGAGAGGGTTTTCATGCCTTGGATCGATATGATGAATCTCATGAAGAAAAGAAGCATACCTCTTTTCACCCTCGAATCGAAAACACCTGTCAAAAATTTAGACGTGCTCGGCGTATCATTGCAACATGAATTGCTCTACACAAATGTGCTGAAAGCTCTTGAGCTCGCTGGTATACCTCTGCTGGCTGAAGAAAGGAGCAACGCTGATCCCATAATTTTGGCCGGTGGTCCTTGCACAGTGAATCCTGAGCCGATAGCTCCCGTTTTTGATGCAGTAGTGATTGGAGATGGGGAAAGTGTGGTTCAAGAAATCTCGAAATGCTTGATCGAAACGAAGGGTGCAAATAGAAAAGACAGACTCAAAGCTCTCTCACAAATTGAAGGTGTGTATATCCCAATGTTTTACGACAATTCGACTCCACCAAAGCCCATTTCTCATGATATTCCTGAAAGAGTGAGACGTAGGATCGAGCAGAACATCGAGAGACAGCTCACGAAAAGGATCATCCCCCACATTCAACTCGTGCACGATAGGATCTCTGTTGAGGTCATGAGAGGTTGTACGAGGGGATGCAGGTTTTGCCAAGCAGGTTTTGTGTACCGTCCCGTGAGAGAGAAAAAGTCGAGTTCTATCTTCTTTGAGATAACTAAAACTTTACTCTGCACTGGTTACGAAGAAATCGGCTTACTCTCGCTTTCTAGCGCAGATCACTCAAACATATCCATGATAATTGAAAGACTGAAAGATCTTTCAGAAACAAACCTCATATCTGTGTCCATTCCTTCAACGCGCCTTGACGCATTCGGCATAACCTTAGCAAATAACGTTGGAGGAGCTAGAAGAACTGGATTGACCTTCGCCCCAGAAGCTGGCACTCAAAGACTCAGAAATGTGATCAACAAGGATATTTCAGATGAAGATTTCATCAAATCCCTCGAAATTGCCAAAAAACACGGTTGGCGAAGAGTAAAACTGTATTTCATGATAGGCCTTCCCACCGAAACAGACGAAGACTTGGAAGGTATAGTGTCAATGGCAAAAACCGCGAAAAAAATTGGCTTTGAGCATGTGACATTGTCCATCGCAACCTTCATTCCAAAACCCCACACGCCGTTTCAATTCGCTGAACAAAAGAATTTGGATTACTTTAAACACGCTGAAAATATACTGCGTCAAGCAAAGAAATTTGCCAAAGTGAACTTTCACAATCCAAGCATGAGCCTCATTGAGGGTGTTCTATCACGAGGTGATAGGAAGGTATTTTCAGCATTGATAAAGGCACATCAAATGAACGCGTGCTTCGACAGCTGGGAGAACATTTTTGATCAAGAGAAATGGTTGAAATCGTTCGAATTGACGGGATTACAAGTTGAAAAATATTTGCGCAGTAGATCCCCGCACGAATCGTTACCCTGGGACCACATAGATACAGGGGTCGACAAAAAGTTCCTCATCAGCGAGTTCGAAAAAGCCATGAGGGCAGAAACAACTCCAGATTGCCGTTGGAATGGTTGCCAAGCTTGTGGGGTGTGCAACTCCATAGTGAAGAACACACTTGAAAAACATGCTGAAAGTCATTGA
- a CDS encoding GNAT family N-acetyltransferase, whose product MYEIVKVSDFPLIRFLNLVKEIFQDYPLPIQWDLFSFNLDVRENSLSLSDSYIFLKTGKPVGFVLCCIRRDRGRIDSMGVIHEERGTGLAREILSFGLEGLKKRGVKSVVLEVLTTQERAFNFYSKFGFRVTRRLISMIKEIPNPRFSAHFLSTERKSIHKSALEAMVRLSRHPNWQREPVTLLLSGDRYKMARIGQNLSGYVVWGKGEENAFIVDCAPIKVEYSYSELVEQSANFVCQVEKRRICYLGNVPENDPLYPAAKQAGFQPLFEQYEMSLQL is encoded by the coding sequence ATGTACGAGATAGTTAAGGTGTCAGACTTTCCCTTGATACGATTTTTGAATTTGGTGAAGGAGATATTCCAAGATTATCCTTTGCCTATCCAGTGGGATTTGTTCTCATTCAACCTCGATGTGAGAGAAAATTCGCTTTCACTCTCCGATTCGTATATCTTTTTGAAAACTGGAAAACCCGTTGGCTTCGTTCTATGCTGCATCAGGAGAGATAGAGGAAGGATCGATTCTATGGGCGTGATCCACGAAGAAAGGGGAACGGGTTTAGCAAGGGAAATACTCTCATTCGGTCTTGAGGGACTCAAGAAGAGGGGAGTAAAGAGCGTTGTTCTTGAAGTTCTCACAACCCAGGAAAGGGCTTTCAATTTCTACTCAAAGTTTGGTTTTAGAGTCACAAGAAGACTGATCTCTATGATAAAGGAAATTCCAAATCCACGATTTTCAGCACATTTTCTCAGTACCGAAAGAAAATCCATCCACAAATCTGCTTTGGAAGCGATGGTGAGACTTTCTAGACATCCCAACTGGCAGAGGGAGCCAGTCACGCTTCTGCTTTCAGGTGATAGATACAAAATGGCCAGAATTGGACAGAATCTTTCAGGATATGTTGTGTGGGGCAAAGGTGAAGAGAACGCATTCATCGTGGATTGTGCTCCAATCAAAGTTGAGTACTCGTACTCAGAGCTGGTTGAACAATCTGCCAATTTCGTTTGCCAAGTTGAAAAGAGAAGAATCTGCTATTTAGGTAATGTTCCAGAGAACGACCCATTGTATCCTGCCGCAAAGCAAGCTGGGTTCCAACCTCTGTTTGAACAATATGAGATGTCGCTGCAACTTTGA
- a CDS encoding 2-hydroxyacid dehydrogenase, whose amino-acid sequence MIVLFMNRLDIEWLNRINELRKRYPHVTFETRFENPAANSLLKVAEVVVAGRLSREDISEAKNLRLIVVPMAGVNALDWQAIREKKINVCNCHSNAFAVAERALALALSLLGRVVEYDRDLRHGIWHGYSIRGGEKDHWTSLRNKRVCIVGFGHIGQELAKLLEPFKCQIIAVRRNAQKVEDSITSDLDWAIEKSEVVFITLPLTRETRGLFNKERLFKMKNKFLINVSRGEVVDEEALFEALKEGILAGAAIDTWYVYPSSERECVLPSKYPFNVMKNVVMSPHVGGYCLEASKGLMNETFEILERYILTGELMNKVDPECEY is encoded by the coding sequence ATGATCGTCCTTTTTATGAACAGATTGGATATCGAGTGGTTGAATAGGATAAATGAATTGAGAAAGAGATATCCACATGTAACGTTTGAAACCCGTTTTGAAAACCCGGCGGCAAATTCTTTATTGAAAGTAGCTGAGGTTGTTGTGGCAGGAAGATTGTCAAGAGAGGATATAAGCGAAGCAAAGAATCTGCGTTTGATAGTGGTTCCTATGGCGGGTGTAAACGCCCTCGATTGGCAAGCAATCAGAGAGAAGAAAATAAACGTGTGTAACTGCCATTCGAATGCCTTCGCCGTTGCAGAAAGAGCTCTCGCACTCGCTTTGTCTTTGCTTGGCCGTGTCGTGGAATATGATCGAGACCTTCGACATGGAATTTGGCATGGTTATTCTATTCGTGGAGGAGAAAAAGATCACTGGACCAGTCTGCGCAACAAGCGCGTTTGTATCGTTGGATTCGGACATATCGGTCAAGAGCTTGCAAAGTTACTGGAACCTTTCAAATGTCAAATCATCGCAGTGAGGAGAAACGCCCAGAAAGTAGAAGACAGTATAACTTCCGACCTAGATTGGGCAATAGAAAAGAGCGAAGTAGTCTTCATCACTCTTCCCCTCACGAGAGAAACGAGAGGTTTGTTCAACAAAGAGAGGTTATTCAAAATGAAAAACAAGTTTTTGATAAACGTTTCGCGTGGAGAAGTGGTGGATGAAGAAGCTCTCTTTGAGGCGTTGAAAGAAGGAATTCTTGCCGGTGCAGCGATCGATACCTGGTACGTCTATCCCAGCTCGGAAAGGGAATGTGTCCTGCCGAGCAAATATCCTTTCAATGTCATGAAAAACGTTGTCATGTCACCACATGTAGGAGGATATTGTCTAGAAGCATCTAAAGGCTTGATGAACGAAACTTTTGAGATCCTTGAAAGGTACATCTTGACTGGCGAATTGATGAACAAGGTGGATCCAGAGTGCGAATATTGA
- a CDS encoding CPBP family intramembrane metalloprotease encodes MQLTYSTLVYLLKSQFGFSPHLKGFIPFGLLFIFTLFAGKFLGAKSARVEFKPTFNNLITIGLLIPISEELLFRGTLLSLCPNVLTNGIVFSIVHLLNVASKFETFSLYNLIYRFVVGYIFADSVLATGSLFSATICHVLNNFLGILLPWLEHETKKRRQNSRGEKHE; translated from the coding sequence GTGCAGTTGACCTATTCAACTTTGGTTTATCTTTTAAAATCTCAATTTGGCTTTTCCCCACACCTAAAAGGTTTCATACCGTTCGGTTTACTCTTCATCTTCACCTTGTTTGCAGGCAAATTTCTCGGGGCAAAATCGGCTCGTGTTGAATTCAAACCAACTTTCAACAATTTGATAACGATCGGTCTTTTGATACCAATTTCTGAAGAGCTTCTTTTCAGAGGAACTTTACTAAGTCTGTGTCCAAACGTTTTGACCAATGGAATAGTTTTTTCAATCGTTCACCTTCTAAACGTTGCCTCAAAGTTTGAAACGTTTTCGCTGTACAATTTGATCTACAGGTTTGTGGTGGGTTACATCTTCGCTGACTCGGTGCTTGCAACAGGAAGCCTCTTTTCTGCCACGATTTGTCACGTTTTAAACAACTTTCTTGGTATCTTACTTCCTTGGCTTGAGCATGAAACCAAAAAACGCCGACAGAACAGTCGCGGTGAAAAACACGAGTAA
- a CDS encoding NUDIX hydrolase: MREKTLVSRTVFAGKIITVKVDQVELGNGRTSSREVVLHPGAVAVLPLFESGEVVLVKQFRYPIGEELLEVPAGKLDRDESTDECALRELREETGLLSRKLSYLGFIYTSPGFSSEKIHLYLAEDLMQLEQQLDPDEILETVKLPLNEAVRMCQEGKINDAKTVALIFLASMRRS, encoded by the coding sequence TTGAGGGAAAAAACACTCGTGAGCCGAACTGTTTTCGCTGGTAAAATCATCACTGTCAAGGTGGACCAGGTGGAGCTTGGGAACGGTAGAACTTCATCGAGAGAAGTCGTGCTGCATCCAGGAGCGGTCGCGGTTTTACCTTTATTCGAAAGCGGTGAAGTCGTTTTGGTCAAACAGTTCAGATACCCCATCGGTGAAGAGTTGCTCGAAGTACCGGCTGGAAAACTTGATCGGGATGAATCCACTGACGAATGTGCTTTGAGGGAACTCCGTGAAGAAACGGGACTTTTGAGCAGGAAACTCTCTTACCTTGGTTTCATATACACAAGTCCTGGTTTCTCAAGCGAGAAGATACATCTGTATTTGGCTGAGGATTTGATGCAACTGGAACAACAACTCGACCCCGATGAGATACTTGAAACAGTCAAGCTCCCTCTGAACGAAGCCGTGAGAATGTGCCAAGAAGGCAAAATAAATGATGCTAAAACAGTTGCTTTGATCTTTCTTGCTTCTATGAGAAGGAGTTGA
- a CDS encoding ABC transporter ATP-binding protein: MLLSVRDLRMYYRTKMGYVKAVDGINFDLNHGESLGIVGESGCGKTSISMTILRLLPDNAEFKSGSVLFDMGNGPIDLVKLPEFEMRKYRWRGISMIFQAAMNSLNPVYKVGDQIVEAIQNHFPEMPVDRAREKVAELFTLVGLDPSRMDQYPHQYSGGMKQRAVIAMALACDPKIIIADEPTTALDVIVQDRILKEIRKIQKKLNMAMIYISHDIAVIAEVSDKIAVMYAGKFVELADSVTIFKRPMHPYTYGLMHAFPSTVGEKIELVTIPGEPPNLLNPPKGCRFAPRCPKADSLCQETEPEYREIEKGHFVMCHHPIQPKEVVRFYAEE; the protein is encoded by the coding sequence GTGCTTCTGTCGGTGCGAGATCTGCGAATGTACTACAGAACAAAAATGGGATACGTGAAGGCAGTTGATGGAATAAATTTCGATTTGAATCATGGTGAGAGCTTAGGCATAGTCGGTGAATCTGGTTGTGGTAAGACATCTATATCGATGACTATTTTGAGATTGCTCCCAGATAATGCAGAATTTAAGAGCGGTAGCGTGTTGTTCGATATGGGAAATGGTCCAATTGATTTGGTGAAATTACCGGAATTTGAGATGAGAAAATACAGATGGCGCGGCATTTCGATGATATTCCAAGCTGCCATGAATTCTTTGAACCCTGTTTATAAAGTTGGTGATCAGATCGTAGAAGCCATTCAAAATCACTTTCCAGAGATGCCAGTTGACAGAGCTAGAGAAAAGGTCGCGGAACTTTTCACACTCGTCGGTTTGGATCCATCGCGTATGGATCAGTACCCTCATCAGTACAGTGGAGGTATGAAACAAAGGGCAGTTATAGCGATGGCACTCGCTTGTGATCCCAAAATCATAATTGCTGATGAGCCTACAACAGCTTTGGATGTCATAGTTCAAGATAGAATACTCAAAGAAATCAGAAAAATTCAAAAGAAGCTCAATATGGCAATGATATATATATCCCACGATATCGCAGTGATAGCAGAGGTCAGCGATAAAATTGCTGTCATGTATGCTGGAAAATTCGTTGAACTCGCTGATTCAGTAACAATTTTTAAGCGTCCCATGCATCCATACACGTACGGTCTCATGCATGCGTTTCCAAGCACGGTTGGTGAGAAGATCGAACTGGTCACGATACCTGGAGAACCACCTAATCTGTTGAATCCTCCAAAAGGTTGTCGTTTTGCACCGCGCTGTCCGAAAGCCGATTCGTTGTGTCAAGAAACTGAGCCGGAGTACCGGGAGATAGAGAAAGGTCACTTCGTGATGTGCCATCATCCGATTCAACCCAAAGAGGTGGTGCGTTTCTATGCAGAAGAATGA
- a CDS encoding penicillin-binding transpeptidase domain-containing protein, which translates to MKRSEILLRALLFVPFAALLIRAFVLQVVQYRSHREYVESLRVHVRSIEAPRGRILSRDGVILAWDEEELVAHATLATDFQEVGKIIGSERKIELILNGRLRVTEAEAIKLQQAGVYIEKKYIRKYRGTAAHVVGYVDVSRSGVTGVEKKYDSLLKGKPGYELVSVSPSGKVLGRLLTSAPLPGKDLILTIDSRLQEYAENLLKRSNRRGVILVQSVNGEILALASHPSFDPNILTQGVEPREWNLLVSDPQAPLLNRAISALYPVGSVIKPLYAIAYLEKFNQSDLIVNCPGYYEYRTSTGAVAGVYKDWYIAGHGLTNLRKALRVSCNVFFYQLALKLGIEEMKTWAEKFKISYTTGIDLPGEVGGLFPDPSWKQRRFGELWYPGDTILCGIGQGFIVMTPIQILNFFNTLANRGICYTPHVLLQIFEPSTKSTEQVQPSISLTVQISPETWSFLTNALVEVVEYTDGPQDEGTAYQAFKGARFKVAGKTGTAEVGKAGQRPHSWFAGFSPVDRPQVVVTVLIENAGSGGEAAAPMARRILEYYWELKR; encoded by the coding sequence TTGAAAAGATCTGAGATTCTTCTCAGAGCATTACTCTTTGTTCCCTTTGCAGCGTTACTCATCAGAGCTTTCGTTCTACAAGTCGTTCAGTATAGATCTCACAGAGAATATGTTGAATCACTCAGAGTGCACGTTAGAAGTATCGAAGCTCCGAGGGGTCGTATACTGAGCAGAGACGGCGTGATACTCGCTTGGGATGAGGAAGAATTGGTAGCTCACGCAACGCTAGCAACCGATTTTCAAGAGGTTGGTAAGATAATCGGCTCAGAGAGAAAAATTGAACTCATCTTGAACGGACGTTTGAGAGTCACGGAAGCTGAGGCTATCAAGTTACAGCAAGCTGGTGTCTATATAGAAAAGAAGTACATACGAAAATATAGAGGCACAGCCGCACACGTTGTAGGTTATGTTGATGTCTCCCGCAGTGGTGTGACAGGTGTAGAGAAAAAGTACGACTCCTTGCTCAAGGGCAAACCTGGCTATGAACTGGTGAGTGTTTCACCTTCTGGGAAAGTTCTTGGTAGATTGCTCACATCAGCGCCACTTCCTGGAAAAGATCTCATTCTCACTATCGATTCCAGGCTTCAAGAGTACGCAGAAAACTTGCTGAAAAGATCGAACCGTAGGGGTGTGATTTTGGTCCAATCAGTGAACGGCGAGATCCTCGCACTGGCGTCTCATCCGAGTTTCGATCCGAACATTTTGACTCAAGGTGTTGAGCCGAGAGAGTGGAACTTGCTTGTAAGTGATCCTCAAGCTCCTCTTTTAAATCGAGCCATCAGTGCACTGTACCCAGTTGGTTCCGTCATAAAACCTTTATATGCAATTGCTTACTTGGAAAAATTCAATCAGAGCGATTTAATCGTGAACTGTCCGGGATACTATGAGTACAGAACATCGACTGGCGCGGTTGCTGGTGTTTACAAAGACTGGTACATAGCTGGGCACGGACTAACAAACCTTCGAAAAGCTCTGAGGGTTTCCTGTAACGTGTTTTTCTATCAACTCGCGTTGAAACTTGGCATTGAGGAAATGAAAACGTGGGCTGAGAAATTCAAAATATCTTACACCACGGGTATCGATCTACCGGGAGAAGTTGGAGGTCTTTTTCCAGACCCAAGTTGGAAACAAAGGAGATTCGGCGAACTTTGGTACCCCGGCGATACTATTCTGTGCGGTATAGGACAGGGATTCATCGTGATGACTCCCATACAGATTCTAAATTTCTTCAACACTCTGGCCAACAGAGGAATATGTTACACTCCACACGTTTTACTGCAGATTTTTGAACCAAGTACAAAATCAACTGAGCAAGTACAACCATCGATATCTTTGACTGTCCAAATAAGTCCAGAAACTTGGTCTTTCCTCACAAACGCTCTGGTTGAAGTCGTGGAATACACAGATGGTCCTCAGGACGAAGGCACAGCATATCAAGCTTTCAAAGGTGCCCGGTTCAAGGTAGCCGGTAAAACAGGAACGGCAGAAGTTGGTAAAGCGGGTCAAAGGCCTCATTCTTGGTTTGCGGGTTTCAGCCCCGTAGATAGGCCACAAGTTGTCGTCACTGTGCTCATCGAAAATGCTGGCTCTGGTGGTGAAGCTGCTGCACCGATGGCAAGAAGGATTCTTGAATACTATTGGGAGTTGAAAAGATGA